From the genome of Rana temporaria chromosome 8, aRanTem1.1, whole genome shotgun sequence:
TGAAGAAAGAGATCGTAAGGGCAAGGAGTGGCAAGAGTGCCGTAGTAGCTAGCTGGCGATGTCCACTCTGTAGGTGGGTAGAGCTGGTAGTCGCAGTCTTTGCAACAGGATGCAGGAGCAACTTGGCACCAGAGCGTGGTACGGAAGCAAAGCCAGGAGACGGGCGTCAGTCATCGGCATTGAATCGGCTGGAAAAGCAAGTCCAGGATGCAGGCCAACGTCATTAGCAGCTGGGCAAGTAGTAGTAGTTAACAGAGCACAAGCAAAGTCCAAAGGCGAGCCGGGTCACACATGGGTAAGCAGGTACAGCAGATCAGGTCTTCGGAACACAGGAACGAGCTGTAGACCAATTGCACATTGGTAGACCAGTTTAAATAGGCCACTGGGCGCCAAGTGCTTATTGGTATgtgtcagcaagcggttaatgtaTTAGCACACATAGAAGAGGTCGCACAGCACCCGGAATTATACGACCCGAGGATCCCCAGCTATTGTGACGCATCCAAAAACAACTGATCTGGCAACACGTCACccagtgggtattagccttctacTTGGAAAAACTGTCCTCCAGGGGACGGGAGATTAAAAGCCCCTTGGCATCTAGGTAAGTGCCATGCAAGTTTCACCAAAATACTAGAGCTTTCTTTCTACCCTGAGTAGCACCAAGACTTTGAGAGTTGTGTGAAGAGTGGATAAAACTAGGATGAAACGTTTAGGGCATGACTAAGTTGGTGGTGTGGACCACCATTGGTTGGGCATGAGTGAACCTGTGACCCATAGGGCTGGGGCAGGAATACTGCGAAGGAAAAGGGCATGTTGATGAAAAATAAGAGATTCCTTGGTAAAATGCCAAAAACCACATTTCCTTGCATGGTACTTGTCATATgaggttgtgtttttttcccctctgagCCTTCCACCTCTCCTGTGTATTGCTTGTTCCATCGTGGCACAGTATCCACTGCTTGTGGTTTTCATTCACATTGTTTCGAGGACACCCACTTGTTGGTTACATGGCTGGGCCTCATTTTATTGAGGCTTCATTCACATGGTGCCAAGGTCACCCATCTCATGGGCACATGGCTGGACCTCATTTTATTGAGGCTTCATTCACATGGTGCCAAGGTCACCTATCTCATGGGTACATGGCTGGGCCTCATTTTATTGATGCTTCATTCACATGGTGCCAAGGTCACCCACCTCATGGTTACATGGCTGGGCCTCGTTTTATTTTGGCTTCATTCACATGGTGCCAAGGCCACCGACCTCATGGTTACATGGCTGGGTCTCATTTTATTGAGGCTTCATTCACATGGTGCCAAGGTCACCTATGTGATGGTTACATGGCTGGGCCTCATTTTATTGAGGCTTCATTCACATGGCGCCAAGGTCACCCACCTCATGGTTACATGGCTGTGCCTCATTTCATTTTGGCTTCATTCACATGGTGCCAACGTCACCTATTTGATGGTTACATGGCTGAGCCTCATTTTATTGAGGCTTCATTCAGATGGTGCCAAGGCCACCCACCTCATGGTTACATGGCTGGGCCTCATTTTATTGAGGCTTCATTCACATGGTGCCAAGGTCACCCACCTCATGGTTAAATGGCTGGGCCTCATTTTATTGAGGCTTTATTCACATGGTGCCAAGGTCACCACCTCCTGGTTACATGGCTGGAACTCATTTCATCGTGGCTTCATTCACATGGTGTCAAGGTCACCTATTTGATGGTTACATGGCTGGGCCTCATTTTATTGACACTTCATTCACATGGTGCCAAGATCACCCACCTCATGGTTACATGGCTGGAACTCATTTCATTGTGGTTTCATTCACATGGTACCAAGGTCACTCACCTCATGGTTACATGGCCGGAACTAATTTCATTGTGGCTTCATTCACATGGTGCCAAGGCCACCCACCTCATGGTTACATGACTGGGCCTCATTTTATTGAGGCTTCATTCACATGGTGCCAAGGCCACCCACCTCATGGTTACATGGCTGGGCCTCATTTTATTGAGGCTTCATTCACATGGTACCAAGGTCACCTCTGTGATGGTTACATGGCCGGAACTCATTTCATTGTGGCTTCATTCACACGGTGCCAAGTCCACCCACCTCATGGTTACATGGCTGGGcctcattttattttttgaatatccTTCCATATGCCCAGTTATATTAGCCTCTggtaatttgtaaaaaaattttatGATCATTAGACCCTAATACGTTTTGTCCCCAACTAAACACCTCCCTTTAATTACTTCTAAATTCCTCGTCCAGCATAGGCTTGATGGGGGccgggtgttttttttctgcctccggGGTTACGATGTGCGGCAGTCCGTCCCTCCCCCGATGGTTGGGGCGGGGTCCGGCCTCCCGCACATCGACGTCATGCATCTACGCCGCGTGCGCGACGTCAATGACGTTCCTTTCCATCCTTGCCCTGCAGATGAGATGGGCGGGTACCCACTGCTAACGGCCCAGCCGCACGCATATGGGATCTCTTTCCCCACCCCTCTCGTGCTGTCTGGCCAATCCTGGATGACGTTGACGTTGTTCAGCCCTGGACAAGGAATATAAAGCGGCCTGGTGATTTATCTGCTTGATTCAATCACATGGTAGCACACGCAGATCTGAGTCGTTTTTCACACATATTCTCAGGTCACATTTTACGGAGGGCTTTGTCATCACCTTCTGGTAAGTTTTTATTTGGGTTTAATTATACACTAACCCCCTCATGTAGTTgctgtcagggacttacctctcAAACTCGCCGGACCACCATTTGTTTGAGACAGCAGCGCTCACCTGTGACTGTGCACCGTCGCGCGCCAACTGTGCGCGTGCACAACGGTACGGCGCTCggcgggggcgcgcgcgtgcacgttaaTCCGGCTTGGCGCCAAATTCCCTTTAAAAGCTTGCTTGTGTCctcagcacattgctgtctgatctatcTGAAAACCTGATCGTTGTTTGAACCTTCTGACCCGGCTTactgaccatccgtacctctccaaCCTCTGACCTCGGCTTCCATTGACCTCGCTTCTCTGATTGATCCACCGCTGCCAGACCCTCCTGCCTGCACCCGACTACGCCTCAGCCCTCCGTACCTGAttatctgttgtgacccggcttgcctgactctGCTATCACCTGCTGTCCATTAACCAGCTTACCTTTACCAGCTTGTTGCCGTTGTACCTGCACCTTCCGTTAGGGTCGCTGACCCACTTCCTCCGCTTCAGTGGTTTCCAGTCTACCGCTCCAGAAGGAACAAGCACCCCATGGGGGGGGTAGATAAAAGCACACCCTTAAgtgccctttttttggggggtgttttCCCATACGCCTTTTTTGTACACTTAATGGTTTTCATTCATTTCGCCCCACCACacattaaaaaatttaataaaaaataggaCACTTCTATGTTTAGAAGACCTTCAGAAACCTACAAGAGGAGTTTTATTTAACTTCCACAGAATGTTCATACATGCTTACAAGACAATCTAATTTGTTGATTGGATAAATGAAAAGGTATATAaatatgatttttcttttttacatacatGTATATGTTATTTGTATACAACTCATTAATACTTGGCGACACACCTCCTGATGAAGCCTTTGTTGGTGAAACAGGTTGAGGAAAGCAACCTGTATGGAGAATAGAGACATCAATAATTTACAGCTGTataatattttttaaccacttgaagacttaGTCTTTTTCTGAAATTTGTTGTTtaaaagttaaaatcagtattgtttgctagaaaattacttagaacccacaaacatttttttgttgtttagcagagaccctacctagagaataaaatggcggcagcGACTTACGTAtgccttcgcttctgcatgcgaacaTGGAGGAATGGGGCGctttaaatctattttttattaaagtaaaataaagtaaagtaaagatctcttatataaaaaaaataagcatgacaggtcctctttattaagagatctggggtaaaaaaaaacaaatctcttCTTTACTATTAaaagtaaaagaagaaaaaaaaagtttttcttccattttgactttaagaaaaaaaatcatttgcttTTGCCCGAGAACGGGAAGCGACGCCAGAGGtggctccggtcctccaagggcatagagatgaGTGGGGGGCCATCATGGcctcactcgacttcctgccCAGCAAACGGCCAGATCTGAGCTttaccgacggctccagtaagcccAAAAACGACAGCAAAGCGGCGGAGCACTTCTCCCGCCGCCCCCGAAAGTGATCCAGTGGTGAATGCGCCAGTAGGACCACTTTTACCTGAGACGGAATCGCCCATAGTAAAAAAACGATACCTGGGTTTTGGCAGCTAGTTGCTACTATAACACCggtatttaacgtcaaagtaATGACGTATtgttttactatgggccggtcaCCATGTGCTTATTCCTTAACTCTCCTCCTGATGAAGCCGTTGTTGATGAAACATGTTGAGGAAAGCAACGGTGTAGCCATTATGGAGAAGAGAGACATCAATATTTTCTGCTGTATATGTTATATTGTAATAAGTTTTTAATGgaaacctaataaaaaaaatattttttttttttaaattgtacgtGTTTTAGCACCCCAAAAATCACATATTTCTTTCAGTTGGTATTTTACCAATCAATTGATTAGCGCTGAGTTCGGAGTCACGCCTGGGGAAAGCTGCTTGTGCTGTGACCTGGAGAGGATGGGCGAAGGGCCCATGATCAGAAGAGAGACATGGAGGGATACTTTCTCAAACACTCAAGGGTCTCAGTTGGGGGATCAGAAGAGAGATCGATGGATGGTGGAGGGCTGATGATCAGATGAAAGGGGTCAAAGATCTCATTTTCTCGCTGAATATCTAAACTTGTGGTTGGGGCTTCATCAGGTTACTCTTCATATCTCATTAGGAATCCATATTCATTATAATTCAacatctccttatgaactgtttcttacatgatgaagatcagccatggagtatatctgaggtgtatatcagggtgtgcttcttccccacatgtccagcaacattcatatacaagacatttcccgcactcactaatacacctcgagggttgtgtgggacccctgatgtaaagggaggcaGGACTtgagtgaggaacatttccctcactcagtacaggaaaatggTTTCTCCTCCGTGTCCAATCCCAGATGACTGGGAACGGAAGACTTCTGTGAATGTCCATTCCcgtactcaggacaggaaagtggcttctcacccatgtgagttctctgatgtttgtaaacattggacttctctgaaaaacatttcccacaatcaggacaggaatacggcttctctcccgtgtgcaatctctgatgtgtaTCAAGACGTAACTTAACtgaaaaacttttcccgcactcagcacaggaaaatggcttctcacctgtgtgagatctctgatgtgtataAACATTggccttatctgaaaaacatttcccgcactcaggacaagaatacggcttttcccccgtgtgcgatctctgatgtgtggaaagactgtaaCTATTTGAAAAACACTTCCCACATTCAgcacaggaatgcggcttctcccccctgtgcagtctctgatgtctgtaaagattggacttctctggaaaacatttcccacactcaggacagggaaacggcttctcccccgtgtgtaatctctgatgtctgtaaagattggatCTGTGtgaaaaacttttcccgcacacagtgcaggaaaacggcttctcccccgtgtgtgatctttgATGTATGGATAGATGGGACTTCATGGTAAAAAGCTTattgcactcagggcaggaatatggcttctctcctgtgtgagatctttgatgtgcgGTTAGATGGGACTTCATAGAAAAACATTTATTGCACTCAGGgcaagaatatggcttctcccctgtgtgagatcttctATGAACATTAAGCGCAGATTTCaaacggaaacacttcccgcagtCCGTACAGATAAACCTCTTATccgttggaaggacggcaccgtcccgcacagtctgaggttcctcaggataagaggaatacgatggcccggcaccgtcccgcacagtctgaggttcctcaggataagaggaatacgatggtgcggcaccgtcccgcacagtctgaggttcctcaggataagaggaatacgatggtccggcaccgtcccgcacagtctgaggttcctcgggataagaggaatacgatggtccggcaccgtcccgcacagtctgaggttcctcaggataagaggaatacgatggtccatctacactgtgtggtgccggatggacatttgaggtagtcgggttttctcctggactatactgtgtgatgtcctcatcttctactttacagtctggagacaaagtgagacaatcctctgaggttttcctcatctcccgtccatctactaaaatagaaatacaaagattattacaggacatgagctgattggttcccctaaaccaggactccgcccacatcaggctgctttgtctctgaggatcttacaattcccccctcaaggtaactagtaaatgggatcctctgatctcctaccagatcatttctttattcatggaccttagt
Proteins encoded in this window:
- the LOC120910662 gene encoding gastrula zinc finger protein XlCGF17.1-like produces the protein MYTDCLDCQKKEGGELKLHFAELRDGAGPSYSSYPEEPQTVRDGAVLPTDKRFICTDCGKCFRLKSALNVHRRSHTGEKPYSCPECNKCFSMKSHLTAHQRSHTGEKPYSCPECNKLFTMKSHLSIHQRSHTGEKPFSCTVCGKSFSHRSNLYRHQRLHTGEKPFPCPECGKCFPEKSNLYRHQRLHRGEKPHSCAECGKCFSNSYSLSTHQRSHTGEKPYSCPECGKCFSDKANVYTHQRSHTGEKPFSCAECGKSFSVKLRLDTHQRLHTGEKPYSCPDCGKCFSEKSNVYKHQRTHMGEKPLSCPEYGNGHSQKSSVPSHLGLDTEEKPFSCTE